In Flavobacterium sp. N3904, one DNA window encodes the following:
- a CDS encoding OmpH family outer membrane protein, with amino-acid sequence MKQFKTLLIAAIFILGASQTTKAQTKVAHVDVSEIMGKMPAMLDAQKQLEKLSGTYDADYKKMVEEYQAKLKKYSEESATVTEAINQDRSKEVQDMQKRITDFRDNAQKELQTKESEIVKPIMEKVRASIQKVGKAKGFQYVLDGSTLLLADGTNLTADVKKDLGF; translated from the coding sequence ATGAAACAATTCAAAACTTTACTAATTGCTGCAATATTTATTTTAGGAGCATCACAAACCACTAAGGCACAAACGAAAGTTGCACATGTCGATGTAAGTGAAATAATGGGAAAAATGCCTGCAATGCTTGATGCTCAAAAACAATTAGAGAAATTAAGCGGAACTTATGATGCCGATTACAAAAAAATGGTTGAAGAATACCAAGCAAAATTGAAAAAATATAGTGAAGAGTCTGCTACTGTTACAGAAGCTATAAATCAAGATCGTTCTAAAGAAGTTCAAGACATGCAAAAAAGAATTACTGACTTTAGAGACAATGCCCAAAAAGAATTGCAAACTAAAGAATCTGAAATTGTAAAACCAATTATGGAAAAAGTAAGAGCTTCTATTCAAAAAGTTGGAAAAGCAAAAGGTTTCCAATATGTATTGGATGGTTCTACTCTTTTGCTTGCAGACGGAACAAATTTGACTGCTGATGTAAAAAAAGATTTAGGTTTCTAA
- a CDS encoding outer membrane protein assembly factor, translating into MRLLLVIKKENVDLEKQVNKLNNFLVLHKSIKLVLTLFILGSFTQIKAQDRVPFDQGKKYILADVAIVGDISFNPQTVITFAGLEKGQEITIPGEQISSAIKKLGKLGLFDEISFYVNRVQNDSIYLDLDIKELPKINEVKIVGVSKSKAETYIKDNGLTNGKIVTENLITTTKNYIEKTFKKDGYFNAKVYITTKKDTATTNEVNMLVNVDKGEKVKIYEIDIEGNKEIAGKKLLKSMKNTKIQNPFNILKRSKFIEEKYQEDLESIVKDYKKIGYRDARIKSDTVTYNKEKDALHIKINIEEGQRYYFGNIKFIGNTVYSDQGLSSMLGIQPGDVYNGVLLEERISDKSKPDGEDITNLYQNNGYLFSNINAVEVKTVNNTIDFEIRVTEGPVAYFNKITVVGNDKTNDEVIYRELRTHPGEKYNKAELVRTIREIGQLGFFDPEKIEPKFKNVDSGAGTVDIEYNLVEKGASQIELQGGYGGGGFVGTLGLSFNNFSARNLFNKDAYHPLPMGDGQKVALRLQASSYYKTYSVSFSEPWFGGKRPIQFNTSLAFSQQYNANYQTQKVDKSKYINITTLSIGTAKRLTVPDDNFVLSQSISYQQYDLHNYLYGLFTFPNGTSRNLSYTVGLTRNSKGINPIFPTYGSEFNVTGQFTLPYSLFTGIDYATLGDQKKYKYTYTGVSYKDSNEHAVNTGDYVDALPSSGTVPNYVAPDNYQDAVADPGKVDQEKYKWLEYYKIQFTGDWFTTVYKKLVLRTLMQFGFLGAYNMDRGVIPFQRFYMGGDGMAGSSIDGRQNIQLRGYENGALTPIAENGQDVGATVYNKFSLELRYPITLKSSASIYALTFAEAGSSYASLQDYQPFALSRSAGVGLRVFMPAFGLLGIDFGYGFDAVPGQIQPSGWQTHFIIGQQF; encoded by the coding sequence ATGAGGCTATTATTAGTTATCAAAAAAGAGAACGTCGATTTGGAAAAACAAGTGAACAAATTAAATAATTTTTTAGTGTTACATAAAAGCATAAAATTAGTCCTTACCCTTTTTATATTAGGAAGTTTTACTCAAATAAAAGCTCAAGACAGAGTCCCTTTTGATCAAGGAAAAAAATACATACTTGCCGATGTAGCCATTGTTGGCGACATTAGTTTCAATCCACAAACCGTAATTACTTTTGCGGGTTTAGAAAAAGGTCAAGAAATTACCATCCCCGGAGAACAAATAAGCAGCGCCATCAAAAAACTAGGAAAGTTAGGTCTTTTTGACGAAATTTCATTTTATGTAAATCGTGTTCAAAATGACAGCATCTACTTAGACTTAGACATCAAAGAATTGCCCAAAATAAATGAAGTAAAAATTGTTGGTGTTTCTAAAAGCAAAGCCGAAACTTACATTAAGGATAACGGTCTAACCAATGGTAAAATTGTGACCGAGAATTTAATCACCACGACAAAAAATTATATTGAAAAGACGTTTAAAAAAGACGGCTATTTTAATGCCAAAGTTTACATCACCACAAAGAAAGACACAGCTACAACCAATGAAGTGAATATGCTGGTAAATGTTGACAAAGGTGAAAAGGTAAAAATATACGAAATTGACATTGAAGGAAATAAAGAAATAGCAGGCAAAAAACTGCTTAAATCGATGAAGAATACTAAGATTCAAAATCCTTTTAACATACTAAAACGATCCAAATTTATTGAAGAAAAATATCAAGAAGATTTAGAGTCTATTGTAAAGGATTATAAAAAAATTGGATATAGAGATGCTCGTATAAAAAGCGACACCGTTACTTACAACAAAGAAAAAGATGCTCTTCATATTAAAATTAACATAGAAGAAGGACAGAGATATTATTTTGGAAATATCAAATTTATTGGAAATACAGTATATTCAGATCAAGGGTTAAGCAGCATGTTAGGGATTCAGCCTGGAGATGTTTATAATGGTGTATTGCTGGAAGAAAGAATTTCTGATAAATCAAAACCTGACGGGGAGGATATTACTAATTTGTACCAAAATAATGGATATTTATTTTCAAATATTAATGCAGTCGAAGTTAAAACTGTAAATAATACAATTGATTTTGAAATTCGTGTAACTGAAGGACCTGTAGCGTATTTCAATAAAATAACAGTTGTTGGTAACGACAAAACGAATGACGAAGTTATATACCGAGAATTAAGGACCCATCCTGGAGAAAAATACAACAAAGCTGAATTAGTAAGAACCATAAGAGAGATTGGCCAATTAGGATTTTTTGATCCTGAAAAAATTGAACCAAAATTCAAAAATGTAGATTCTGGTGCCGGAACCGTAGATATTGAATACAATCTAGTTGAAAAAGGCGCTAGCCAAATAGAACTGCAAGGAGGTTACGGTGGAGGTGGTTTTGTAGGAACATTAGGGCTTTCATTCAACAACTTTTCAGCAAGAAATTTATTCAACAAAGACGCTTATCACCCACTACCAATGGGAGACGGACAAAAAGTTGCTTTGAGATTGCAAGCGAGTTCTTATTATAAAACCTATAGTGTATCTTTTTCAGAACCATGGTTCGGAGGCAAAAGACCTATCCAATTTAATACATCATTAGCATTCAGTCAGCAATACAATGCCAATTATCAAACTCAAAAAGTAGATAAGTCAAAATACATCAACATAACAACTTTGTCTATAGGAACTGCCAAAAGATTGACTGTTCCAGATGACAACTTTGTACTTTCACAGTCGATAAGTTACCAACAATATGATTTACATAACTATCTTTATGGATTGTTCACTTTCCCGAATGGAACGTCAAGAAACTTATCGTATACAGTTGGATTAACTAGAAACAGCAAAGGAATCAATCCAATATTCCCAACTTATGGTTCAGAATTTAATGTAACAGGTCAATTTACACTTCCTTATTCCTTATTTACTGGAATAGATTATGCAACATTGGGAGACCAAAAAAAATACAAATACACATATACAGGTGTTTCTTATAAAGATAGTAATGAACATGCAGTAAATACAGGAGATTACGTAGATGCATTACCAAGTTCAGGTACAGTTCCTAATTATGTGGCTCCAGACAACTATCAAGATGCCGTAGCAGATCCAGGAAAAGTAGATCAAGAAAAATACAAATGGTTAGAATATTATAAAATTCAATTTACTGGGGATTGGTTTACTACAGTGTATAAGAAACTGGTTTTACGAACTTTAATGCAATTTGGATTCTTAGGAGCTTATAACATGGATAGAGGAGTAATTCCTTTTCAAAGATTCTATATGGGGGGTGATGGTATGGCCGGAAGTTCAATTGATGGAAGACAAAACATTCAGTTAAGAGGATATGAAAATGGCGCTTTAACTCCTATCGCTGAAAATGGACAAGATGTTGGAGCTACAGTTTATAATAAGTTTTCATTAGAATTACGTTATCCAATCACTTTAAAATCGTCTGCATCTATTTATGCTTTAACATTTGCTGAAGCAGGTTCTTCATACGCATCGTTACAAGACTACCAACCCTTTGCGTTGTCTCGTTCTGCAGGGGTTGGCCTTAGAGTTTTTATGCCGGCATTTGGGCTTTTAGGTATTGATTTTGGTTATGGATTTGATGCTGTACCAGGACAGATACAACCAAGCGGATGGCAAACACATTTTATTATTGGTCAACAATTTTAA
- a CDS encoding DUF6268 family outer membrane beta-barrel protein, which produces MRIKTLTNLLLLVPLCSVYAQTGYTIDLNLKTEPTEKSTINETEFGVMFFKSIGAKNKLKNTFKYKNINFDYELENYIIKNYASQNNSTRFNAFEDTFELSHQLTDKTILRFEIEPTANFDSNFKMDDITILGGFTITQTINNSSTINIGVNRTTVFGKPEIWPTFYYSKQINKDVSIKLGFPNSEITYSNTIQNKFSLKNTFNGTNYNMNKPILSENLNEITKIGFSQIETTLEYERNMDTSWFICLKGGYAFNKQFTLSNQNFTNEQNETIKNGAIFNIGIKYKH; this is translated from the coding sequence ATGAGAATAAAAACACTAACGAATCTTTTGCTACTGGTACCCCTTTGTAGTGTTTATGCACAAACAGGCTACACTATTGATTTGAATTTAAAAACAGAACCAACAGAAAAAAGCACAATAAATGAAACTGAATTTGGAGTTATGTTCTTTAAAAGTATTGGTGCCAAAAATAAATTGAAAAACACCTTTAAATACAAAAACATAAATTTTGATTACGAATTAGAAAATTATATCATAAAAAATTATGCTTCTCAAAACAATTCAACGCGGTTTAATGCTTTTGAAGATACTTTCGAATTATCTCATCAATTGACCGATAAAACCATTTTGAGATTTGAAATCGAACCAACAGCAAATTTTGACTCTAATTTCAAAATGGATGATATTACAATTCTTGGTGGCTTTACAATTACTCAAACAATCAATAATAGCAGTACGATAAATATAGGAGTAAATAGAACTACCGTATTTGGCAAACCAGAAATATGGCCAACGTTTTATTATTCGAAACAAATAAATAAAGATGTTTCTATAAAATTAGGTTTCCCAAATTCAGAAATAACATATTCAAATACAATCCAGAATAAATTTAGTTTAAAAAATACTTTTAACGGAACTAATTATAACATGAACAAACCTATACTTTCTGAAAATTTAAATGAGATAACAAAAATTGGGTTTTCACAAATTGAAACCACATTAGAATATGAAAGAAACATGGATACTTCTTGGTTCATCTGTTTAAAAGGAGGCTATGCTTTTAATAAACAATTTACCCTTTCAAACCAGAATTTT
- a CDS encoding outer membrane protein transport protein, which produces MKKNSSFLVLVFLAFFISNAQSISTSPYSLYGLGSLYESNFGLIPAIGNSGIGLPSGSFINNKNAASLVNIPMNNFFFEFGGTAIQTSFQNNSKTENRNNFQFSHLAFAFPITTKSAFSLALMPYSSSSFIISDVKISIIDGSNEYYNLDVIGSGGLNNLDLSYAYKVTNKLSFGMSASVLFGSTKDDRTYTINNTVTLLDKKTSYNGIRPILSSQFKIDPDFTFGLNVKTPTKINAAKVQYVAIANSTGSSVLESDKKTAADDFYLPLEIGVGINKVFKNKLSVTFDYEKRFWDATNQSDLYGDFTNQQKFALGFSYQKAKESRNYFDRIRFATGLNYDSGYLQINNRKIDDKSFSIGLSLPFDRNSSALFVSYSYGEKGKITNSLIKEDYHKLTLSLNLDGIWFVKRKID; this is translated from the coding sequence ATGAAAAAAAATAGTAGCTTTTTAGTTTTAGTTTTTTTGGCTTTTTTTATATCTAATGCTCAAAGTATATCCACTTCGCCTTATTCGCTTTATGGTTTAGGTAGTTTGTATGAGTCTAATTTCGGATTAATTCCGGCTATTGGTAACTCAGGAATTGGGTTGCCCTCAGGTAGTTTTATCAATAATAAAAATGCAGCGTCGTTAGTAAATATTCCTATGAATAATTTCTTTTTTGAGTTTGGGGGCACGGCTATTCAAACTTCTTTTCAGAATAATTCAAAAACAGAAAACAGAAATAATTTTCAGTTCTCACATCTGGCATTTGCCTTTCCTATTACAACAAAATCTGCATTTAGTCTCGCTTTAATGCCATATTCAAGTTCTTCCTTCATAATTTCGGACGTGAAGATTTCAATAATTGACGGAAGCAATGAGTATTATAATTTGGATGTAATAGGGTCTGGAGGCCTTAATAATCTTGATTTATCTTATGCATATAAAGTAACAAATAAACTCTCTTTTGGCATGTCAGCTTCAGTCCTTTTTGGGAGCACAAAGGACGACAGAACGTACACCATAAACAATACTGTTACTCTTCTAGATAAAAAAACGAGTTATAATGGTATTCGGCCAATTTTGAGTTCTCAATTCAAAATTGATCCTGATTTTACTTTTGGACTAAATGTAAAAACTCCAACAAAAATAAATGCTGCAAAAGTTCAATATGTTGCAATTGCTAATAGTACCGGTTCGTCTGTTTTGGAGTCTGATAAAAAAACAGCTGCAGATGATTTTTATTTGCCATTGGAAATTGGAGTAGGTATTAATAAAGTTTTTAAAAACAAATTAAGCGTTACTTTTGATTATGAAAAAAGATTTTGGGACGCAACCAACCAATCCGATTTGTATGGAGATTTTACAAATCAGCAAAAGTTTGCTTTAGGGTTTTCGTATCAAAAAGCCAAGGAATCTAGAAACTATTTCGACAGAATTCGATTTGCAACTGGACTTAATTATGATTCAGGCTATTTACAAATCAATAACCGAAAAATTGACGACAAAAGCTTTTCGATTGGACTGTCATTACCATTCGATCGCAATTCGTCAGCTTTGTTTGTTTCTTATTCTTATGGAGAAAAAGGCAAAATCACGAATTCGTTAATAAAAGAAGACTATCATAAATTGACGTTGAGCCTTAATCTAGACGGTATATGGTTTGTAAAAAGAAAAATAGATTAG
- the murI gene encoding glutamate racemase has product MTNDQPIGIFDSGIGGTSIWKAIHELLPNEKTIYLADSKNAPYGQKSKAEIIALSMKNTELLIEMNCKLIVVACNTATTNAIQELRAKYPIPFIGIEPAIKPAATHSKTQTIGILATKGTLNSELFNKTTEMYHDTKIIEQVGHGLVQLIENGDINSPEMTKLLHSYLTPMIDANIDYLVLGCSHYPYLIPQIKKILPGHIHIIDSGEAVARQTQNILKEKVGFTSSKNNQPIFYTNTNSKVLAEILENKYTVEQRDF; this is encoded by the coding sequence ATGACAAACGATCAACCCATCGGTATTTTTGACTCAGGTATTGGAGGAACTTCAATTTGGAAAGCGATACATGAATTACTTCCAAATGAAAAAACCATTTACTTAGCAGACAGTAAGAATGCTCCTTATGGACAAAAGTCAAAAGCAGAAATTATCGCTTTGAGCATGAAAAATACCGAATTGCTAATTGAAATGAATTGCAAACTGATCGTTGTGGCCTGCAACACTGCGACTACGAATGCCATTCAAGAATTAAGAGCCAAATATCCTATTCCTTTTATCGGAATTGAGCCTGCCATAAAACCCGCAGCAACCCATTCAAAAACTCAAACAATCGGAATACTCGCCACAAAAGGAACCTTAAACAGTGAGCTTTTCAACAAGACCACCGAAATGTATCATGATACCAAAATTATTGAACAGGTAGGTCACGGACTCGTTCAACTCATTGAAAATGGCGACATCAATTCGCCAGAAATGACAAAATTGCTTCATTCTTACCTTACTCCGATGATTGATGCAAATATTGATTACCTCGTACTAGGATGCAGTCATTATCCCTATCTTATTCCACAAATAAAAAAAATTCTTCCCGGTCATATTCACATTATTGATTCTGGAGAAGCTGTGGCCAGACAAACACAAAATATTCTAAAAGAAAAAGTAGGATTCACAAGTTCTAAAAACAATCAGCCTATTTTTTATACAAATACTAATTCAAAAGTACTAGCGGAAATATTAGAAAATAAATATACTGTCGAACAAAGAGATTTTTAA
- a CDS encoding OmpH family outer membrane protein, translating into MRKRFLFIILTIISTNTINAQTRGNKVGYIDMEYILENVPNYIEAKAQLEQKAQKWKQEIEAKKLEINKLNDALKAEKPLLTAELIEERESEIAFLETEKLDYQQKRFGPSGDLILQKEGLVKPIQDQIFTAVQDIAEAKKYDFIFDKSSHLTILFAAKRFDISDQVIRILNRTEKREQLTKKQLKEEEDKENKEDAIDENPVLAEREKALQDKKTAREKLIADKKQAQEETKRKYEEKRKQLLAEREAKKNGTVVATSKTTTETKTVVDPKNEPQTTTEATKTTEVLKPNLQEERKKALEEKRKKILEEREATKKALEEKRLKELEEKEALKKANEEKLKENNNK; encoded by the coding sequence ATGAGAAAACGATTTTTATTTATAATTTTAACGATTATTAGTACTAATACAATAAACGCACAGACGAGAGGAAATAAAGTGGGCTACATTGATATGGAGTACATTTTAGAAAACGTTCCGAATTACATAGAGGCAAAAGCTCAATTAGAGCAAAAAGCCCAAAAATGGAAACAAGAAATTGAAGCAAAAAAATTAGAAATAAACAAACTCAATGATGCTTTAAAAGCAGAAAAACCTTTATTAACAGCTGAATTGATTGAAGAAAGAGAATCGGAAATTGCCTTTCTTGAAACAGAAAAATTAGATTATCAACAGAAAAGATTCGGTCCAAGCGGCGATTTAATTTTACAAAAAGAGGGGTTGGTAAAACCAATTCAAGATCAAATTTTTACTGCAGTGCAAGATATAGCCGAAGCAAAAAAATATGATTTCATTTTTGACAAATCTTCACATTTAACGATACTTTTTGCAGCCAAAAGATTTGATATCAGTGATCAAGTAATCCGAATATTAAATCGAACCGAAAAAAGGGAACAGTTAACTAAGAAACAGTTAAAAGAAGAAGAAGATAAAGAAAATAAAGAAGATGCTATCGATGAAAATCCAGTATTAGCAGAAAGAGAAAAAGCATTACAAGACAAAAAGACGGCAAGAGAAAAATTAATTGCCGATAAAAAACAGGCCCAAGAAGAAACCAAAAGAAAATACGAGGAAAAAAGGAAACAACTCCTTGCAGAAAGGGAAGCTAAAAAAAATGGTACGGTTGTTGCAACATCAAAAACTACAACCGAAACAAAAACAGTTGTTGATCCAAAAAATGAGCCCCAAACAACTACAGAAGCAACGAAAACAACAGAAGTATTAAAACCTAACTTGCAAGAAGAGCGCAAAAAGGCTTTAGAAGAAAAAAGAAAAAAAATACTTGAAGAGCGGGAAGCCACCAAAAAAGCGTTGGAAGAAAAACGTTTAAAAGAACTTGAAGAAAAAGAAGCTTTGAAAAAAGCAAACGAAGAAAAACTAAAAGAAAACAATAACAAATAA
- a CDS encoding DUF4270 domain-containing protein, which yields MNKFLFLLFSGLVLTSCNSDVDAGEFVVGSDYLEVTNKVISIDTMTVDVSNVKLDSLVTSSQSRILVGNYDDPFFGKVRSESYFQCSTSIFNLYSENSDTEATGYVFDSIAMILKYDDYYYADTTKLQTLSIHRVLKKLKANSDDGNFYNSSSFKYDANSLGMISFYPKPIGRDSINIKLNAVFGAEIFNKFKNNEITTYDEFTNYFKGFMLKSTSTESNSIIGYGLSSVLRLYYSKGKGDSETSYFKDFTISDISKQFNNILSDKTGTFLEDLPLSKKSFSSIFTGNKGFVQAGTGLVCRIDFPNVKQLKYLTENGAIVDAKLFIKPVKNSYSKLFPLPEKLNVYVVDNLNRTQSQLSDASGNILTANLNASNDEFDENIGYEINISGFLQKEMKKNSDFKYGLILTLPISAKNVDRVVLGDQLVKENKIELKIYYITY from the coding sequence ATGAACAAGTTTTTGTTTTTGCTGTTTTCAGGGTTAGTACTGACTTCCTGTAATTCGGATGTTGATGCCGGAGAATTTGTTGTTGGCTCCGATTATCTCGAGGTTACAAATAAAGTAATATCAATTGATACAATGACAGTTGATGTTTCGAATGTGAAACTAGATTCTTTAGTTACTTCTAGTCAAAGTCGAATATTGGTTGGCAATTATGATGACCCGTTTTTTGGAAAGGTAAGGTCAGAGAGTTATTTTCAGTGTTCGACTTCAATATTTAATCTTTACAGTGAAAATTCAGACACCGAAGCAACAGGATATGTTTTTGATTCAATTGCTATGATTTTAAAGTATGACGATTATTATTATGCAGATACAACAAAATTGCAAACTTTAAGTATTCATAGAGTTTTAAAAAAGCTAAAAGCAAACAGTGATGACGGTAATTTTTATAATAGTTCCTCTTTTAAGTATGATGCAAATAGTTTAGGAATGATTTCATTTTATCCTAAGCCAATAGGAAGAGACAGTATTAATATTAAATTAAATGCAGTATTTGGAGCTGAGATTTTTAATAAATTCAAAAATAATGAAATTACTACCTATGATGAGTTCACTAATTATTTTAAAGGCTTTATGCTTAAATCTACATCAACCGAATCCAATAGTATAATCGGATACGGTTTGTCCAGTGTTCTTCGATTGTATTATTCCAAAGGAAAAGGCGATTCTGAAACTTCTTATTTTAAGGACTTTACCATAAGTGATATTTCAAAGCAATTTAATAATATCTTATCTGATAAAACAGGTACTTTTTTAGAAGATTTGCCTTTGTCTAAAAAAAGTTTTTCTAGCATTTTTACGGGTAATAAAGGGTTTGTACAGGCAGGAACTGGTTTGGTCTGTAGGATTGATTTTCCAAATGTCAAGCAATTAAAATATTTAACCGAAAACGGAGCAATAGTAGATGCTAAACTATTTATAAAACCAGTTAAAAACTCTTATTCCAAATTGTTTCCACTGCCAGAAAAATTAAATGTTTATGTTGTTGATAATTTAAACAGAACGCAATCGCAGCTTTCGGATGCCAGTGGTAACATTCTTACTGCAAATTTGAATGCATCAAATGATGAGTTTGATGAGAATATAGGGTATGAAATTAATATTAGCGGCTTTCTACAAAAAGAAATGAAAAAAAATTCGGATTTTAAATATGGATTAATTCTAACGCTACCAATCTCAGCAAAAAATGTGGATAGGGTGGTCTTGGGAGATCAATTGGTCAAAGAAAATAAAATTGAATTAAAAATTTATTATATCACTTATTAA